The Lachnospiraceae bacterium oral taxon 500 genome window below encodes:
- a CDS encoding sulfatase, with product MAKKQFILIMTDSQRRDMISRCNERGEDMHTPCLDHLCDQGLSFQAAYTTQPVCGPARAGLFTGTYPHTNGMLGNCMALSQQSLTIGQRLSRAGIHTAYIGKWHLDGGDYFGDGICPDGWDKNYWYDMRNYLDELDSDEDRARSRMLATALEGNGISEEFTFGYRCTQRALDFIEKHKDEDYFLVVSYDEPHDPFLSPKSFYEPFYQPYLQKPNQHMDFSKLPDHIKVWHERFLELKGSKRDGFSVGLLGSNSYIDSQIGRVLQAAEKNAEDALVLYTSDHGDAQGSHGIYSKGPAMYEEITNIPLIVRWKDRIEAGITTEMPVSHVDVVPTILDFYGLPQPNSLEGQSLLPNLTDKEISRQKEGRPVFVEFNRYEVDHDGWGGFQPVRCVVKGKWKLTVNLMTQDELYNLEEDYNEIHNLIDDPACEAIRNQLHDLLLDWQNDTRDPLRGYYWEKRPWRKDRQKVSWNCGGYARSRHREAGEVGEYGYSTGLPITEYNRKY from the coding sequence ATGGCTAAAAAACAATTTATTTTAATCATGACGGACAGCCAAAGGCGGGATATGATCAGCCGCTGTAACGAGCGGGGCGAGGATATGCATACGCCCTGTCTTGATCATTTGTGCGATCAGGGTTTATCTTTTCAGGCGGCTTATACCACGCAGCCGGTGTGCGGCCCGGCTCGGGCGGGGCTGTTTACCGGTACCTATCCGCATACCAACGGCATGTTGGGCAACTGCATGGCTCTGTCGCAGCAAAGCCTGACCATTGGCCAGCGCCTTAGCCGGGCGGGGATTCATACCGCCTATATCGGCAAATGGCATTTGGACGGAGGCGATTACTTCGGTGACGGGATTTGCCCGGATGGCTGGGATAAGAACTATTGGTACGATATGCGTAACTATTTGGACGAATTGGACAGTGACGAGGACAGAGCCCGCTCCCGAATGCTGGCTACGGCGCTGGAGGGCAACGGCATCAGCGAGGAGTTTACTTTTGGCTACCGCTGCACACAAAGAGCGCTTGACTTTATAGAAAAGCACAAGGATGAGGATTATTTTTTAGTTGTTTCCTATGATGAGCCGCATGATCCGTTCCTGTCACCCAAGTCATTTTATGAGCCGTTTTATCAGCCTTATTTGCAAAAACCGAATCAGCATATGGATTTTTCCAAGCTGCCGGATCATATCAAGGTATGGCATGAAAGATTTTTAGAACTTAAGGGCAGCAAAAGAGATGGCTTTTCCGTTGGTTTGCTGGGGTCGAACTCTTACATTGATTCGCAAATCGGCCGGGTCTTACAGGCAGCGGAGAAAAACGCCGAAGATGCACTGGTGCTGTATACTTCCGATCATGGTGATGCGCAAGGCTCGCACGGTATTTATTCTAAGGGGCCGGCCATGTATGAGGAAATCACCAATATTCCGCTGATTGTTCGCTGGAAGGATCGCATTGAAGCTGGAATTACTACGGAAATGCCGGTTTCGCATGTCGATGTTGTTCCGACGATTTTGGATTTTTACGGTTTGCCACAGCCGAACAGTTTGGAAGGGCAAAGTCTGCTGCCTAATCTTACCGACAAGGAAATTAGCCGGCAAAAGGAAGGCCGGCCGGTATTTGTTGAGTTTAACCGTTACGAGGTCGACCATGACGGTTGGGGCGGATTCCAGCCGGTGCGCTGTGTGGTCAAGGGTAAGTGGAAATTAACCGTCAACCTGATGACCCAGGATGAACTTTATAATTTAGAAGAAGATTATAATGAAATACACAATTTAATTGATGACCCGGCCTGTGAAGCCATTCGCAACCAGCTGCACGATTTGCTGCTTGACTGGCAGAATGACACCCGCGATCCGCTTAGAGGATATTATTGGGAGAAAAGACCATGGCGGAAAGACCGGCAAAAGGTATCGTGGAACTGCGGCGGCTACGCTAGGAGCCGTCACCGGGAGGCGGGAGAAGTTGGCGAATACGGCTACTCCACCGGGCTGCCGATTACGGAATATAACCGGAAATATTAA
- a CDS encoding 16S rRNA (adenine(1518)-N(6)/adenine(1519)-N(6))-dimethyltransferase has product MKADTKKLVQEHGFVLKKKFGQNFITDRRIFEEIVEKAGITKDDVVIEIGPGAGGLTAQLAEAAKAVTAVEIDIELAPVLKESLKEFSNVELIFADVLKWDLKTYLQEKYPGESIKVVANLPYYITTPILMKLLEERLPLRTITIMVQKEVADRIQAQPGGKDYGAITLAAAYYAEPKIVMTVPPHVFLPAPKVMSAVLHLQIKTRPGAGAERISAGSRDACPADTEPDLYPELSEQAEKYLFRVIAAAFEQRRKTLLNALSNKGIAPKEKIKAALSEMALPEDIRGERLSLVEFQQLSGLLAEKE; this is encoded by the coding sequence ATGAAAGCGGATACTAAAAAACTGGTTCAGGAGCATGGCTTTGTCCTCAAGAAAAAGTTTGGCCAAAACTTCATTACCGACCGCCGGATTTTTGAGGAAATTGTCGAAAAAGCAGGTATTACGAAAGATGATGTGGTGATTGAAATCGGTCCGGGTGCCGGCGGGCTGACGGCCCAGCTGGCTGAGGCGGCCAAGGCGGTGACGGCAGTTGAGATTGACATAGAACTGGCGCCGGTTTTAAAGGAAAGCTTAAAGGAATTTTCCAATGTCGAGCTGATCTTTGCCGATGTGCTGAAATGGGACTTGAAAACCTATCTGCAGGAAAAATACCCCGGAGAAAGTATCAAAGTGGTGGCCAATTTGCCGTATTACATCACGACTCCGATTTTGATGAAGCTGCTAGAAGAAAGACTGCCGCTGCGGACGATTACAATTATGGTGCAAAAGGAAGTGGCCGACCGGATTCAGGCGCAGCCGGGAGGTAAGGATTACGGAGCGATTACTTTGGCGGCCGCCTATTATGCGGAACCAAAAATCGTGATGACGGTACCGCCGCATGTCTTTTTACCCGCGCCCAAGGTGATGTCGGCAGTGCTGCATTTGCAGATTAAAACCCGACCCGGTGCCGGGGCGGAAAGGATTTCGGCCGGCAGTCGGGACGCTTGCCCGGCGGATACGGAACCGGACCTTTACCCGGAACTTTCCGAACAGGCGGAAAAGTATCTTTTTCGGGTGATTGCCGCGGCTTTTGAGCAAAGACGTAAGACCCTGCTCAATGCACTCAGCAATAAGGGCATTGCTCCCAAGGAAAAAATAAAGGCGGCACTCAGCGAAATGGCGCTGCCGGAAGATATCCGGGGAGAGAGGTTGTCGCTGGTGGAGTTTCAGCAGCTAAGCGGGTTGCTGGCTGAAAAGGAATAA